Genomic segment of Populus trichocarpa isolate Nisqually-1 chromosome 12, P.trichocarpa_v4.1, whole genome shotgun sequence:
GCTCATTTTGAGAAAAAGATATGGGTGTGTGTTTCAGATCCATTTGATGAGGTTAAAATAGCCAAAGCTATCCTTGAGCAGCTTGAAGGGAGTGCACCGAATTTGGTTGAATTGCAATCCCTTTTGCAAAGGGTTTCTGAATCCATTAAGGGAAAGAGGTTCCTTCTTGTCCTTGATGATGTATGGACAGAAAATCATGGACAATGGGAAAAACTGAAACCATCTCTCACAGGCTGTGCACGAGGAAGCAGAATTCTAGTGACCACTCGTAAGGACGCTGTGGCAACGATGATGGGAAGTACTGGCCACCGGATCAACATTAAGGAATTGTCCGACGAGATATGCAGGTCAATATTCAATCATGTGGCATTCCAGGAAAGAAGCAAAGATGAGCGCGAAAGATTGACAGATATCGGCGAGAAGATTGCAAGCAAGTGCAAGGGCTTGCCTCTAGCTGCCAAGGTATTAGGAGGTCTGATGCAGTTTAAAAGAACAAGAGAAGAGTGGGAACGTGTTTTATCTAGCGAACTGTGGGAGCTAGAACATGTTGAAAGGAGACTATTTCCACCTTTGCTTTTGAGTTACTACGATTTACCTTATGTGGAAAGACGATGTTTCTTGTATTGTGCCATGTTTCCAAAAGACTACGACATGCGCAAAGATGAATTGGTGAAGATGTGGATGGCTCAAGGTTACCTGAAGGAGACATCAGGTAGAGATATGGAGGTTGTTGGAGAGGAGTACTTTCAAGTCTTGGTAGCACGCTCTTTCTTCCAAGATTTTAAGAAGTATGGTCTAGAAAATATCAGATTCAAGATGCATGATATAGTGCATGATTTTGCCCAATATATGACAAAAAATGAATGTCTAACAGTGGATGTCAATACACTTGGAGGAGCAACAGTGGAGACTTCATTTGAAAGGGTTCGTCATTTAAGCATGATGCTGTCAGAGGAGACATCTTTTCCCGTGTCTATTCACAAAGCCAAAGGTCTTCGCAGCCTCTTGATCGACACTAGAGACCCTTCGCTTGGAGCTGCACTGCCTGATTTGTTCAAGCAGTTGACATGCATCCGGTCATTGGATTTGTCAAAGTCTTCTATCAAAGAAATACCGAACGAGGTAGGGAAATTGATACATTTGAGACACCTCAATCTGGCATCTTGTGGAGAGTTGGAGTCCCTGCCAGAAACCATGTGTGATTTATGCAATCTGCAATCCCTAGACGTTACTTGGTGTGGTTCTCTCAAGAAATTGCCTAATGCGATTGGAAAACTTATCAAATTGAGGCATCTCCGGATTAATGGTTCAGGTGTGGACTTCATACCAAAGGGAATAGAGAGGATAGCATGTCTTCGAACATTAAATGTGTTTATTGTGTGTGGTGGTGGTGAGAATGAAAGTAAAGCAGCTAATctaagagaattaaaaaacttaaatcacaTTGGAGGGAGTCTTGGGATACGGAATCTACAAGATGCGAGTGACGCTGCAGAAGCACAACTCAAGAATAAGAAGCGCCTGCTTCGTTTGGAATTGGATTTCGACTACAACCAGGAGAGCGGCATTTTAATTGAAGCTTTACGGCCTCCGTCTGACTTGAAATATCTAACCATATCTAGGTACGGAGGGTTGGAATTGCCAAGTTGGATGATGACATTAACCAGATTACAGGAGCTTATACTGTCTGATTGTACAAAGCTGGAGGTCATGCGTCCGTTGGGAAGATTGCCCAACCTTGAAAGCCTGGTATTGAGGTCGTTGAAGGTGAGAAGGCTGGATGCTGGATTTTTAGGTATAGAAAAAGATGAGAATGCCAGTATTAATGAAGGAGAAATTGCAAGGGTCACTGCTTTccccaaattaaaaacactttggATTGGTAATCTCGAAGAAGTAGAAGAGTGGGATGGAATTGAAAGGAGAGTGGGAGAAGAAGATGTCAACACAACTTCAATAATATCCATTATGCCACAACTTCGATGGTTGACAATTCTTAACTGCCCGTTGCTGAGAGCACTACCAGACTATGTTTTGGCAGCGCCTCTACGGGTATTAGACATATGGGGTTGCCCCATTCTAAGGAAACGTTACGGGAAGGAGGAGATGGGTGAAGATTGGCAAAAGATTTCTCACATCCCAAACATTTCTATTTATAGTTAAAGAATAGTAAAGGCACGGAAGTCTGTAGGACCGGCAGGAAGAGGTATGTTTCATATACCTCTTTACTGTATATTGTTGACTTTGGATTGTATTTCCTACTTACCATTTATTCCATCAAATGCAGCTGTGATATATAtacccatctctctctctctctctctctctctctcaacatatataaaataatatgtaattcATATGTTCATATTTAAAGAATAGTTAGGACCGGCAGGAAgaggtaattttttatttaattattgaattagacttaaattttacatgttaaaaaattaatctaagatGAAATTATCTCGCTTAAATTCTCCAAATGccactctaaaaaaattattctaccAGTGTTAATTCAACGGTAAAAGATTTTACCAAATCTATTTTAACAAATCTATTTTGGGCTCCCCATTTTTGTCATTCAGAAAATGGAATAGTcattttaactttgtttttgatTCTTGACTTTGTTTTTGATTTACTAATTCTTCATTTGTTAaccaaatgatttatttttattttgttcagagTGGCTTCCGATTTGGTTCTGTGTTGTGATTTACTTCTTTGattgtattaattatttattattaaaataatattttttattttttaaaaattatttttaacataacatatcaaaataatttgaaaacatcaaaaatatattaatttaaaataaaaaaataaaaaaatttcaaaaaatttttaaaatgcttgCTAGACTTTAAAGTTAATCTAACAATCTaaatcatgataaaataaaataaaataaaagtcaagCCATACATACAATGATGCTtatatgtgtattttttttttttaatgatcccAATACatatttgaagaataaaaaaattagttcaaaattaaaaaaaaaattaaaatcttttaaaaatacaactaAACTATGGCACCTAGCACCAGGTACCATGGGCCAGCGCGCCCATGGCCAGGCAAGGAGCTCCCCTGAAAAGCAACATGTAGAATTTAGGCGTAATAGAGTGTCTGTAGACACTACTACTTAGGTACTAGCTATCACGCACTTTAATAAGTTcaattattagtatttttagcTGAAATATTGCACAAAAGCTGGAAAAAGTCCAATTAAGTGGCTGTTTggtataattataatatattattttagtatatattattaAGACAGCtatattttagtatatattattatagtataattataatatataagttatattattataattagcattataatatataagtatCTCACGActtttagagtattacttaattaatattgaaaatttatatttttaagaaattcaacATAATATACTCAATGGCTAGAAGCTTGGTGGCCAATTTCAGATCATGAGTTTTCGTTTATTGTCGAGGATGATTTGGAGGTTTCGCCGCTGTTTTATAAATTTGCGAGGGGTTTGCTTGCTATTACAATGTGTCGAATTTTAGTCCTTTTATATATGATATGGTGCTTCACTTCAGCGTCCACGGTTTGTCCCAGGTACTGCTCTTTTTTCAGGTTTTGTATTTGTTAGACTGGATGTTTTAATGTTCAGTGTTAAGGTTTTGTGCGGATGTAGGGTGCTTCTCATGCTAAAACTTGCTTTACAAGTAGTGTTTGAGGCTTTTCATTGTGTTAACATCGAATCTCGGATTGGATTTTGAGTTAATTGCTAGGCTGAAATCCTTTTAGTCTTTTGCTTGTGGCGTAAATATATGTATCATGTCCATAGGATGCGAACTTGAAAAGTTTCCATTTGGTATTTCGCAATTGCATAAGCATATGTGAAGCTAGCTCATTCCACATCGCCGATCGAGCTAAGTTTTTCACTGATTCCACTATGATGTCTAGGAAATGTTATGACACGTACGTCAAAAACAATATGCATTAATTTTGTTGCTGGTAGAGAGTGCCATATGCAATATTTTCTGTCTCTTATTGGAGCCTTTTTATGAAAATTGTGTTAATTCAACAATTCTCATTACATACCCCtgacctgattttttttaaaaagaattcttTTACCTTTTTGAGAGTGATTTTGGTTTATCTGGTCGCTGATTGCAGGTAAACATGGAAACAAAATACAATTGGATAGTGAAACGCATCTTTTCTTGTACCCATTGGTTGGTACTTGGCGTCAGATTCTCTTTCCAAAACCTTGGAAAGAGTTTAGGTTGTGGTACGATCTGTCACGTTCACACTAGAAGAAAAGAGTTGGATTAATTCGAGGAAATCCACAGCCTCCAATACTTACTGATTGCTACTGTTTTCATGCCTTTCTCATTAACATGAAGGACTAAAATACAACTGGAAAATAATAACTGACGATGCACATTTCTTGCTCATTAACatgaagaagaaaggaaggTGATGCAGTCCAGACAATATGAATCCTTTCCTCCAGAAAATCTTGCTCCTTTCTTGTCCTTTTCACGCCCATTTGCTCCCCTTCACAAACAAACCTCCCATTTAAAGGAGCTCCAATCACACAAACCAGCAATCCTTCCAAAAAATTTTCCATGACCAGCACATGCTACTGATATCAGATAAACATAAAATGAAGAGAAGAAATAGAGAAACAGATGACAAGCAGGAATTTCAGTAG
This window contains:
- the LOC7482215 gene encoding putative disease resistance protein RGA4 isoform X3, whose amino-acid sequence is MNGSTAILRWKMEEAVENTHSRQKIQCSFLGSPCFCFNQVVRRRDIALKIKEVSEKVDDIAKERAKYGFDLYKATDELQRLTTTSFVDESSVIGRDGEKKNVVSKLLAESSQKARDVDVISLVGLGGIGKTTLAQLAFNDSEVTAHFEKKIWVCVSDPFDEVKIAKAILEQLEGSAPNLVELQSLLQRVSESIKGKRFLLVLDDVWTENHGQWEKLKPSLTGCARGSRILVTTRKDAVATMMGSTGHRINIKELSDEICRSIFNHVAFQERSKDERERLTDIGEKIASKCKGLPLAAKVLGGLMQFKRTREEWERVLSSELWELEHVERRLFPPLLLSYYDLPYVERRCFLYCAMFPKDYDMRKDELVKMWMAQGYLKETSGRDMEVVGEEYFQVLVARSFFQDFKKYGLENIRFKMHDIVHDFAQYMTKNECLTVDVNTLGGATVETSFERVRHLSMMLSEETSFPVSIHKAKGLRSLLIDTRDPSLGAALPDLFKQLTCIRSLDLSKSSIKEIPNEVGKLIHLRHLNLASCGELESLPETMCDLCNLQSLDVTWCGSLKKLPNAIGKLIKLRHLRINGSGVDFIPKGIERIACLRTLNVFIVCGGGENESKAANLRELKNLNHIGGSLGIRNLQDASDAAEAQLKNKKRLLRLELDFDYNQESGILIEALRPPSDLKYLTISRYGGLELPSWMMTLTRLQELILSDCTKLEVMRPLGRLPNLESLVLRSLKVRRLDAGFLGIEKDENASINEGEIARVTAFPKLKTLWIGNLEEVEEWDGIERRVGEEDVNTTSIISIMPQLRWLTILNCPLLRALPDYVLAAPLRVLDIWGCPILRKRYGKEEMGEDWQKISHIPNISIYS
- the LOC7482215 gene encoding putative disease resistance protein RGA4 isoform X4, translating into MEEAEENTRSRQKMRCSFLKSPCFCLNQVVQRRDIALKIKEVSEKVNDIAKERAMFGFELYRVTDELQRLTTTSFVDESSVIGRDGEKKNVVSKLLAESSQKARDVDVISLVGLGGIGKTTLAQLAFNDSEVTAHFEKKIWVCVSDPFDEVKIAKAILEQLEGSAPNLVELQSLLQRVSESIKGKRFLLVLDDVWTENHGQWEKLKPSLTGCARGSRILVTTRKDAVATMMGSTGHRINIKELSDEICRSIFNHVAFQERSKDERERLTDIGEKIASKCKGLPLAAKVLGGLMQFKRTREEWERVLSSELWELEHVERRLFPPLLLSYYDLPYVERRCFLYCAMFPKDYDMRKDELVKMWMAQGYLKETSGRDMEVVGEEYFQVLVARSFFQDFKKYGLENIRFKMHDIVHDFAQYMTKNECLTVDVNTLGGATVETSFERVRHLSMMLSEETSFPVSIHKAKGLRSLLIDTRDPSLGAALPDLFKQLTCIRSLDLSKSSIKEIPNEVGKLIHLRHLNLASCGELESLPETMCDLCNLQSLDVTWCGSLKKLPNAIGKLIKLRHLRINGSGVDFIPKGIERIACLRTLNVFIVCGGGENESKAANLRELKNLNHIGGSLGIRNLQDASDAAEAQLKNKKRLLRLELDFDYNQESGILIEALRPPSDLKYLTISRYGGLELPSWMMTLTRLQELILSDCTKLEVMRPLGRLPNLESLVLRSLKVRRLDAGFLGIEKDENASINEGEIARVTAFPKLKTLWIGNLEEVEEWDGIERRVGEEDVNTTSIISIMPQLRWLTILNCPLLRALPDYVLAAPLRVLDIWGCPILRKRYGKEEMGEDWQKISHIPNISIYS